CAATGGTCAATAAGTTGCCGTTTCCGTTAACAGAAGTTTTTTCACTTCATACCCGTCTCGTGCAAGTAAAAAAAATTAAAAAAGGCGAATCGATAAGTTATGGAGCTACGTATACGGCTCAAGAAGACGAATGGATTGGCACGCTCCCGATTGGTTACGCTGACGGCTGGATCCGCAAGTTACAAGGTCAAGAAGTGTTAGTGGAAGGAAAACGAGCTCCGATTGTAGGAAGAATTTGTATGGATCAATGCATGATCAAACTCCCGTATGAAATGCCTATCGGTACAAAGGTGACCTTAATAGGGAAACAAGGGAACGAAAAAATTACCGTGGACGAAATTGCTCAAAAACTTGACACCATTAACTACGAAGTCCCTTGTATGATTTCAGCAAGAGTCCCGCGAGTATTCGTCCGACAAGGGCAGTATGAGGAAATCAAAAATTATCTTTTTTCATTGGGGAATTTAAGAAATCTTCATGAAAAGTAGAATTCATGGAAAGATGATGCATAAAATTGTAAAGTGTTTGACGATAATAGTGAAGAATTGCTGAATTCTCTTTGCATCGGTTATGATTGATGATATTATTAGAGTTGGTAGTGTATATACGGTGTGTAGTGATGGTGGAGGTGTATTCTGTGTCTGAATCCAGTACAACAACAGAAATTTTAATTCGTTTGCCTAAACAGCTACTATCAGAGCTGGATGGCTATGCAGAACAGGAAAACGTGAATCGGAGCGAGTTTATTTATCGTGCCACAAAAATGTACTTACGCGAACGTAAAAAGAGACAAATTCGTGAAACGATGAGACGCGGGTATATGGAAATGGCCAAAATCAATTTAGCCATTGCTTCCGAAGCGATTCAAGCTGAATATGAGGCAGAACACACAGTAGAACGATTAGTAAGCGGAGGATAATCCTTTGATTGTCAAGCGTGGTGACGTGTACTTCGCAGACCTATCCCCGGTGGTTGGTTCAGAGCAAGGCGGTGTCCGTCCTGTGCTAGTAATACAAAATGACATCGGTAACCGATTTAGTCCGACGGTCATAGTCGCTGCCATTACAGCGCAAATCCAAAAAGCGAAGCTGCCTACTCATGTGGAAATCGATGCAGAGCGTTACGGCTTTGAGCGAGATTCCGTTATCCTGCTAGAGCAAATCCGGACAATTGATAAACAACGTTTAACCGATAAGATTACCCATCTAGACGATGAAATGATGGAAAAAGTGGACGAAGCGTTACAAATAAGTCTTGGTCTTATCGAATTTTAATAATAGGATAAAAAAGCTATTGGACTCAATTCCAATAGCTTTTTTATTTTTATTCTTTAATTTTAGGATGTTTTACAATCATACATAATTGTTTTTCTAAGTTTCGTTTTATGTTAACAAGTGTATAGAAATAAAGGATGAATATATCTAATAACCAAATAAAAAATTCTTGCAGGAAAATGACGATTTTTCTGGAAATCCAAATTTGAAGGTACAAAATCTCACGACACTTCATCTTTTTACAATAAAAGATCAACAAGGTATATTTGCAGTCCGGCAAAAAGACTATGTTAAAATGGGGTGAAAGCAAAAATGAACGACCAAATCATACAATATCTTCAATCAGAAAAAGAGAATATCGTTCAAGAATGGAGAGAACTCCTAAAGCAACAAGCCAAAGATCGGATTGTGCCAGTTTTATCTGATCAAGTATTTATGAGTACAAGTCATGAATTTATTGACTTAATATTATCTAATTACCAAAATTCTGGGGAAAAGTATGCTGAAAAGGTGGAGAGGAATGCCAAAACCATCTCAACCTAAACAACCAACAAAAGAGGAGATTAATAGTTGGATTATTAAGTACCAACAGTATGGTGATGAAGAAGCACAAAATCGAGTTGTTATGCATTATAAAACGATGGTGGAAGCCATTGCGAGAAAGTATTCTAACGGTAAATCGTATCAAGAAGATATTGCCCAAGTAGGAATGGTTGGACTACTGGGAGCGATTCAACGTTTTGACCCTTCTGTTGGGAAGAGCTTTGAGGCGTTCGCCATTCCGACTATCATCGGCGAAATTAAACGGTATTTACGTGATAAAACGTGGAGTGTTCACGTCCCTCGTAAAATAAAAGAATTAGGCCCGAAAATTAAATCAATGGTTGAACGGTTAACAATTGAGCTACAACGTTCGCCGAAAATTAAAGAAATTGCTGAAGAATTACAAGTTAGTGAAGAAGAAGTACTCGAAGTGATGGAAATGGGAAAAAGCTATCAAGCGTTATCTGTCGATCATTTCATTGGACCTGATTCAGACGGTAATGCGGTCACGTTGTTAGATGTGGTAGGAAAACAAGATGAAGGGTATGAAAAAGTCACTCAACGTATCGTTTTAGAACAAGT
The sequence above is a segment of the Bacillus sp. (in: firmicutes) genome. Coding sequences within it:
- a CDS encoding antitoxin endoai, yielding MSESSTTTEILIRLPKQLLSELDGYAEQENVNRSEFIYRATKMYLRERKKRQIRETMRRGYMEMAKINLAIASEAIQAEYEAEHTVERLVSGG
- the sigB gene encoding RNA polymerase sigma factor SigB — encoded protein: MPKPSQPKQPTKEEINSWIIKYQQYGDEEAQNRVVMHYKTMVEAIARKYSNGKSYQEDIAQVGMVGLLGAIQRFDPSVGKSFEAFAIPTIIGEIKRYLRDKTWSVHVPRKIKELGPKIKSMVERLTIELQRSPKIKEIAEELQVSEEEVLEVMEMGKSYQALSVDHFIGPDSDGNAVTLLDVVGKQDEGYEKVTQRIVLEQVLPILDERERLIIHYTFIENLSQKETGERLGISQMHVSRLHRKVIKKLQNAIYCDQLTKERASMK
- the ndoA gene encoding type II toxin-antitoxin system endoribonuclease NdoA, translated to MIVKRGDVYFADLSPVVGSEQGGVRPVLVIQNDIGNRFSPTVIVAAITAQIQKAKLPTHVEIDAERYGFERDSVILLEQIRTIDKQRLTDKITHLDDEMMEKVDEALQISLGLIEF